TTTTGAATTTGGAGTTAGATTCTAATATTGAATTCTTACAAATTTAATTAAAAAATTAGATAGTTAAGATTTTTTGTCAAATATAATGTAAATGCTCTATTTCTATTTTGTAATTGGAAACCTGTCTTTTCAAGAGATTCTTTAACTCAAGTTTTGATGCATTTGTTTAGATATTAAATAGATTAAGCAATTACACTTTTATCTCACCAAAATCATTTTCCTTGTTACCGCATTGTTCCTATATAGAAGCTTATAAAAATACACCCCACTCGGCACTTTCTTCCCATCCTCATCCGTTCCATCCCACACTATATCTGTCTTAACCCAGAAGTTATCTCTTTTACCGTTGTATGTTTTGATAAGTTGTCCCCTTGCATTGTAGATTGATAATTTGTAATCCTTTATTCTTTCATAGTCTGCAGAAATAAATGTTATAGTGGTAGATGAACTAAACGGGTTAGGCTTATTCTGAAAAAGATATAATTTGTTTATAAATGATGTATCAGGTTCATCTATTCCTTGTCCTTGCCATTCATAAGCTCCCATATCTATTGTATCATTGAATATTCTCGGATTACCTGCTAAATCATAAGGTGGTAAGTTTAGACCAGTAGTATCAGGAGTGCCAGCATCTATGCAGGGAGAACCTTGAAGTAATTGATAGTTATTATTGAGTGTATCTACAAATATCGGATCTTCATCTATGTTGCCTTCTAACCATTTTATTGTGCCATTGTTGTTGGTATTTATTGCATATATACTATCTTCAATATTTGTGTATGAGATAGTAACTGTATTGGGGTCACCCTGATAGTAAAACCAGATTTCATCTTCCGCAGGATTCCGTAAAATACAATTGATGAGAGTTACATTTGTGCGCCATGTTTGATTTATTACCCCTTTTGAACAATTTGAATTGTCACATATTGTGCAATTTATTAAGATTGGTCCTTTATCATAAAATCCGTTATATACACCAATCCCACTGGTTTCAAAATCATTATTATTAACTATTTTTGTGTTAATCAATATAGGATTGGATTGTGCCACACAGCTGATTGCTCCGAATCCACTCTCTTCAGGATTAATGTTATTATCTTCTATTATACAATTAATAAACACAGGGTTACTGTTAGAATATATTGAAATTGGTTCGTCATCTAAAAGCATAGAAGGATCTCCTTTTATTTTTACATTGTCAAATATTGGATTGCAGTAATATTGACAAAAAATACTTGTTCCCATATCAGCAAGGTTATCCTTAATAGTAACATTTTTTATTATTGGATTGGAGTTATTGCTAATATACATTGCACCACCAATTCGCGAATTACCATTTTGTAAAGTTAGATTTTCTATTGAAAAATAACTATCACCAAAAATACATTTTATAAGTGATGATAAATCTTCAGCATCTAAAATGGTACTTTCTTCACCCTCTCCGATTAAAGATACATAACTGCGGCAATTCAAATTAAACTTTTCGCTGGTCAATGAAGGGGAATAATACCCATTTGCTAAATGAATTGTATTGGGATTAGTACTGTCCGAGGCAACTTTTAATAAGGCATAGGAGATGTTTTTCAGTGGTTCCGCAGAAGTTAATCCACTGTTTGTATTATCACCTTCTGGGCTGACATACAAGTCCTTATTAATTGGTTCAATTCTGGCATGAAGAATATCTATTGTATAAATATTACTTGGATAACCAGCAATAAAGTCAATTGTAGGCTCCATTACAGTAAATGTATCAACAATTATATCCAATGGTGGAGATTCCAAAGAATACAAATCACTCCCATTACCTGCATAATTTTCATAAATATTGCAACGGTTTGAACTGTTAAAATTGGCGGTTGAATTCTCTCTAAGTAAAATGCCCCCACCAGCACCAAAAGCATGATTATAACAAATTGTTACGCCAATTAGATTAATACTGGCATTATAACACTCCAATCCTGCTCCACTTGCTCCAGTATTATTTTTAATAACACATCTTTTAATATTTGGATCAGCATACTTACAGAATATCCCCCCACCCCTTTGA
This portion of the Candidatus Cloacimonadota bacterium genome encodes:
- a CDS encoding choice-of-anchor Q domain-containing protein; translated protein: ITQNNSYIDSTIIDGNQNGSVVTFESGEDTTAVLCGFTIQNGTGTYYLQAQRGGGIFCKYADPNIKRCVIKNNTGASGAGLECYNASINLIGVTICYNHAFGAGGGILLRENSTANFNSSNRCNIYENYAGNGSDLYSLESPPLDIIVDTFTVMEPTIDFIAGYPSNIYTIDILHARIEPINKDLYVSPEGDNTNSGLTSAEPLKNISYALLKVASDSTNPNTIHLANGYYSPSLTSEKFNLNCRSYVSLIGEGEESTILDAEDLSSLIKCIFGDSYFSIENLTLQNGNSRIGGAMYISNNSNPIIKNVTIKDNLADMGTSIFCQYYCNPIFDNVKIKGDPSMLLDDEPISIYSNSNPVFINCIIEDNNINPEESGFGAISCVAQSNPILINTKIVNNNDFETSGIGVYNGFYDKGPILINCTICDNSNCSKGVINQTWRTNVTLINCILRNPAEDEIWFYYQGDPNTVTISYTNIEDSIYAINTNNNGTIKWLEGNIDEDPIFVDTLNNNYQLLQGSPCIDAGTPDTTGLNLPPYDLAGNPRIFNDTIDMGAYEWQGQGIDEPDTSFINKLYLFQNKPNPFSSSTTITFISADYERIKDYKLSIYNARGQLIKTYNGKRDNFWVKTDIVWDGTDEDGKKVPSGVYFYKLLYRNNAVTRKMILVR